The stretch of DNA ACTATCAAATTTCGTGCCATCTTCTAAAGTTCCGGTGTAATGGACAAAAACTCTTTGTCCAGCTTTTGGCGTTGCGCCATCACCTTCTTGGATATCGATGTATTTCAGCCCAGAGGGGGTTGTTACGGCGTTTTCATCAGACATCGTGTTGTTTGCCAGTAAAGTATCTGTAGTAGCCTTGCTGAGCGCTACAAGCTCATTTGCTGGTTGATTTGATGTAATTTCTTCGGCAATTGCCGATTTGGGTTGACTGCTAAACTGCGCGACTATCAGCACAATGACACATGCGAGGACAACACCCAAACTAATTAAAATTTCTCTCAAAGTTTCGTTCTCCCTATAAGACAACAAATTGAGCTATTACCCGTGTTCTAGTTTATGTCAAAAAAAGTGCTTAGCTATTAGCTAACCTGTATCGAAATCGCTATTTGCTTAAATTTGTTGGTTAAACGTTGAGTGATTGCGTATTGCTTAAGTTGATTTTGGTTAGAACGAAATGTTACATCCCCCGCCACAATTTATTTTCTAAATCGCGAACTTGGCGTTCAAGGCGGTCAATTCGCCCGCGCAGTTCGTCCATTTCTGCTTGACGGGGTACGCCCAAGTCTTGCAACATATTACGCATCTGACGCTGCATTTGCACTTCAAAATTACCTTGCTCTGACTTGAGTTGGTGCATCAAATTGTCAATGAACTCTTTCGCTTGGTCTGGCTGCAGCTTACCGTCTTTAACTAATTCCTCACTTACTTCCCGCAGCTTTTCGGCTACCAATGAGGTTGTGCCTATACCAACCATTAATAGCTGTTTAATCCAATTGTTGCTTTCCATGCTATCTTGCGGATATTTCATCAATAAAAAGTAGGGTTAGGGGCGAGTCGCTACCAGAACATAACTCTGATACTACTGTATCGCTGTTACGGGCATAAGAATTAAGGTCGCTCAAGCTATGCTGGAAGCATAAACCCTAAGTGCCTGTAGTTCTATTGTGGCAAATTTACAGCTTTGCCTATGGCTACTGCAAGATAGAAAATCGCTAAAATGGTTATTGAGTTGCTGAAGTGTAAAGTAGATCCAGAGCTACGCGAACGATATTTGCAATTAGATGCAGAAGTTTGGACAAAGGCGCTGGCTAAGTGTCCTGGATTTCTAGGCAAAGAAGTTTGGCTCAATCCAAAGGAAGCATCAGAAGTTATTTTAGTGATTCGCTGGGCAACAAAAGAACAATGGAAAGCAATTCCTGAGGAGTTCCTACTTCAGGTAGAAAAAATATTTTCGCAACAGATGGGTCAGACTTATCAAATCGTTGAGTCAGTAGAGTATCAAGTTTATCGCGATCGCTAATCTCTTTAAGTTGACATTAATTTGACTGTTTCAATGCCACATTGTCCTCGTTGTCATCAATCGGTTGATGCACAAGCAGTTACTTGTCCTTATTGCCGTACTCCACTCAAAGCTTACGGACATCCAGGAATTCCCTTACACCGCGCTACTGGTGATACCTACTTGTGCGATAGTTGTACCTACCACTTAGACGATACGTGTAATTTTCCGCAGCGCCCTTATGCTAAAGAGTGCACGCTTTATCAAGATGTCACGCAAGCTCAATTGCGCGCATCACAGCAGTCTTACAAAAACAGCTTGAGTGCAAATTTTCGTAACTGGCTGAGGCGATACCAATTTTGGTTATTAATCCTCGGCTTACTCTTGCTAAGTTTTCTGATTGTGTTATAGGTTGGGATGCGGTAATGGGTCATGAGGATTGAATTGCGAAATTCACTCACCCCTCACAATCATTTCCCGAATTTTCTGTGCAGTTGCGGGTGCGAGTAAAACGCCGTTGCGGTAGTGCCCTGTCGCGAGGAGAATGTTGCTAAAACCTGGTAAGTTACAAATAATGGGTGCGGGTTGTCCTTCAGGGCGCGGACGTAAACCTGACCAAGTATGGATGATTTTCGCTTGGGCTAAAGCCGGACAAAATGCGATCGCTTGCTGTTTGACGATCTCTAATTGCGTAGCATCTGCGACTACCTGTTCGTTGACGGGAAATTCTACTGTGGCACCAATCCAGTAATTTGTCACTGGTTGACTGCCAACACAAGGCACAATATGAACGTCATTACCTGTAATGACGGGTTGAAAACTGGGATCGCCCAACGGTCGATCGACCTGCATGTGAATCGCTTGACCAAGTACAGGTTTAATTTCAACTGCTGGGGTAGATTGCATTTGTTGCGTACCAGCAAACGAGAGCGCTATACGAGTGCGATCGCAAGCAATTGTTGTCGATTTTTGCTGCAATTGCAACGCTGTTGAACCCGTACCGGCGGCAATAACTAGCCAATCGACTTCTTTGATTTGTTCGGATAATTGTGCGTTCTCGATCTGGAGATAAATCTGTTGCTCGGCGTTATCGAAACAATAACCTGTAGCTGTGACCCCAAAATGAAATTGAACTCCATTGTGCTTTGCGGCTTCTACTAAAGCTATAGTCAGCGCTACAGGATCTACTTGTCTGTCTTGCGGTGAGTAAATTGCTGCAACAATTTTTTCTGTGTTAAGCTGCGGACACCGCAATTGTAGTTGTGCTGCGTTCCAAATTTCTAATTGCCATTCTTGTGTTGAACGAACTGCGGCTAACTTTTCCCAACTGGCTAAATCTTCTTCTTGAAAACAAAGCATCAATATGCCTTGGCGATTGTAGGGAATCCGCCGCATAGTGACCGCTTCTAGCTCTGGAATGAGGGTTTCATAGCGTTTGATACTCCTAGCGCGCATCTGCCATGCATTACCCTTGATTTTGTGGCTAATAGCTCCCATTAAGACTCCCAGCGCTGCACCAGTTGCTGCTTGGGCAGGTGGTTGGCGATCGATAACGGTAACTTCCAGCCCAGACAAACTGAGTTCGTAGGCGATCGCTGCCCCGATAATACCGCATCCAATAATTAATACATGACTCATGAGTTGAGCGAGAATATTTGAGCACAGGGTGCAGGGGCGCAGAGGAGATAGAAAGTTATGAGTTTTCAGTGTTGAGTGTTAAGTTAAGAAGTTTTTGAAATGATGCCTCCAGCACCTTTCTTTGCTTTCTAAAACTCAAATCTCACGCATTCAAAACTAATCACTCTTGACTCGCCCCTCACCCATAGTTAATTACGCTTCACTTTCTTGCGTTGGCGTTGGTTTAGGAATCAACTGTAAAAAGCCATCGATATCTGCTAAGGCTTCGCGGTAGTTAAGCGTTGCTTTTTGATAGTCAGCGGCTTCTGCGGCTTGCTCAATTTTGACTAGATTATCAAACAAATCGCGAGTATATGCCCTTGCTTGTGATTGATCTTGCGGCAGAAGGTTGCGCGTGACATAAGTCATTTTAAGCCGCATCTCCCCGCCAGGACCGTGAATGAAGTTGCTGACATCGATCCAATCGCGGCGTTTAATCAACGTAATGAGCTCGTTATTCATGCGATCGCGCAAGGCAACGATGTCAGGAACGTATTGCTGAATTTGCTCGATTTGTGCCGCCGTATACGTGGGAGGGGCTTTGGCTACGCTGGGGCTACTACAACTAACAAGAAACGTTGTCACGATAACTAAAATCAATGACAGAATTGACCGATAACGCGCCATAGTTTGACTATACTTTTGTCTGCTGATGAACAGTGTCATTTTAGATCGCTAGTGGCAAGAGTCAATTGCTATTGTCTTGTCCAAATGAAATTTTCGTCCCCTACTGCGGGAGGTATGTTCGTCAAGCACAATTTTGCGGATCAATCTTTACCTAACAGCAGTAGCGCGATCGCTTTGAGAGCGATGATTGCAAAATTGATAAAGTATTGTTAAGCTGGAAAACCAATACAGTAAGCTTTCTAGCGGTTTTCTGTCGTCTTTTTCACTACACTAGACTCAAAATCCAGGAGAGTTCCCGCGTGAACGCAGCTGAGCAAGCAACCAATTTGGAACTTACCAGTAAAATTGCTACAGTCGTTAATCTTTTTAAATCAGAGTTTCCTGACGCTAGGTCTGACCTTAAACCTTGGACGAACGATCCGGATACTAGAGAATTAGTCGATCCAGATTCAATCGATATCGGCTTTCACTTTCCTGGTGTCAGTCGCTCGTTGCAAAGTCGCAGTATTTTAATTCAGATCCGCTTTCACGAAGATCCTTTAAACGGCGATCGCG from Chroococcidiopsis sp. TS-821 encodes:
- a CDS encoding FKBP-type peptidyl-prolyl cis-trans isomerase, encoding MREILISLGVVLACVIVLIVAQFSSQPKSAIAEEITSNQPANELVALSKATTDTLLANNTMSDENAVTTPSGLKYIDIQEGDGATPKAGQRVFVHYTGTLEDGTKFDSSRDRNRPFDFKLGAGQVIKGWDEGISTMKVGGRRQLIIPPELGYGARGAGGVIPPNATLIFDVELLRIS
- a CDS encoding phasin family protein; amino-acid sequence: MESNNWIKQLLMVGIGTTSLVAEKLREVSEELVKDGKLQPDQAKEFIDNLMHQLKSEQGNFEVQMQRQMRNMLQDLGVPRQAEMDELRGRIDRLERQVRDLENKLWRGM
- a CDS encoding TIGR03792 family protein, with the translated sequence MVIELLKCKVDPELRERYLQLDAEVWTKALAKCPGFLGKEVWLNPKEASEVILVIRWATKEQWKAIPEEFLLQVEKIFSQQMGQTYQIVESVEYQVYRDR
- a CDS encoding zinc ribbon domain-containing protein, with protein sequence MPHCPRCHQSVDAQAVTCPYCRTPLKAYGHPGIPLHRATGDTYLCDSCTYHLDDTCNFPQRPYAKECTLYQDVTQAQLRASQQSYKNSLSANFRNWLRRYQFWLLILGLLLLSFLIVL
- a CDS encoding FAD-binding oxidoreductase, with protein sequence MSHVLIIGCGIIGAAIAYELSLSGLEVTVIDRQPPAQAATGAALGVLMGAISHKIKGNAWQMRARSIKRYETLIPELEAVTMRRIPYNRQGILMLCFQEEDLASWEKLAAVRSTQEWQLEIWNAAQLQLRCPQLNTEKIVAAIYSPQDRQVDPVALTIALVEAAKHNGVQFHFGVTATGYCFDNAEQQIYLQIENAQLSEQIKEVDWLVIAAGTGSTALQLQQKSTTIACDRTRIALSFAGTQQMQSTPAVEIKPVLGQAIHMQVDRPLGDPSFQPVITGNDVHIVPCVGSQPVTNYWIGATVEFPVNEQVVADATQLEIVKQQAIAFCPALAQAKIIHTWSGLRPRPEGQPAPIICNLPGFSNILLATGHYRNGVLLAPATAQKIREMIVRGE
- the psbQ gene encoding photosystem II protein PsbQ, coding for MTLFISRQKYSQTMARYRSILSLILVIVTTFLVSCSSPSVAKAPPTYTAAQIEQIQQYVPDIVALRDRMNNELITLIKRRDWIDVSNFIHGPGGEMRLKMTYVTRNLLPQDQSQARAYTRDLFDNLVKIEQAAEAADYQKATLNYREALADIDGFLQLIPKPTPTQESEA